GTGAAGATCCTCACCGAGCCGCCCCCCGCGCTGCCCTCGCACACGCCGGCGGGAGAGCCGGTGCCGCAGGTGCTGGCCCAGCTCGCCCTGCGCTGTCTGGCCAAGGAGCCCTCGGACCGGCCGCAGCAGCTCTCCGAGGTCATCACCGCGCTGCTGTCGGACACGGGGACGGAGCCGCGGGGGCTCGCTCCCACGCTCTCCGAGGACGAGCGGCCCACCCAGCCCATGGCGGTGCCCTGGGCCCTGTCCGGTGCGCGGCGCCCCTGGCCGCTGATCGCCTCGGGCGTGGTGGCCCTGGCGCTCGCGGGCCTGGTGCTCTCGTGGGGCGTGCGGCGGGGCGCCTCTTCCGAGGCCGTGGCGCACGAGGGGGCCGCGCGGGCCCCCGTCTCCCTCGCCACCGGGCACGAGGCCCCGTCCGACGCACCCCCCTCCCTCGAGGCGCCGCTGCTGCCCGAGGCGGAGCCGCACACGGGCCGCAAGCAGGCGCGGGAGCCCGTTCGCACCTCTGTCCACCGCAAGCAGAAACCCGGAGTGCGCGATGACGTCATCGATCCGTTCGCTCGCTGAGCGCTCCCTGGTGCCGGTGCTGGTGGCGGTGGCGCTGGCCCTCTCGCCCCTGTCCGTGCGCGCCGCGAACGCGGAGGCGGGCGCCCAGGTGGAGTCCCAGGCCCGCGCGAAGTTCTCCGAGGGCAACATCGCCTACGACCTGGGCGAGTTCCAGAAGGCCCTGGACGCCTACAGCGAGGCGTACCGGTTGATGCCCCTGCCGGGCTTCCTCTTCAACATCGCCCAGTGCCACCGGCAGATGGGCCGTCCCGAGCGCGCCGGCTTCTTCTACCGGCGCTACCTGACGCTCTCCAAGGAGGAGCCCGCCAACGCCGCGCTGGTGGGGGAGCTCATCGCGGAGATGGACGAGGCGGTGCAGCGCGAGCAGCTGCGGCGCCAGTCGCGCGAGGAGACGGCGAGGGATCAGGCGAAGGCCGCGGCGCTGCGGGCCCAGGCGGAGGCGATCGCCGCGCGCCGGGTGCAGCAGGGCGAGGGCAAGCGGGCCCTGGTGCCCGGGGCCAGGACCGCCGGGCGGACCGAGGCCGAGGTGAAGGGCGACAACCCGCTGACGAAGTGGTGGGTGTGGGCGGGGGCGGGCGCCGTGGCGGTGATCGCCGGTGGCGTCATCTACGCGGCCACCGCTCCCCAGCCGCGCCCCACCACGCTGGGCACCGTGCGTTAGCCGGCGCCGCGGGCCCGGGCCTGCTCAGGCCGGGGTCTCCCGGGGGCCACTGCGCGGGTTGGCCAGCATCAGCGCGGCCGTGTGGCCCATGCGGGTGTGGAAGCTCTCGGCGTCGTGGAAGGTGAGCCGCACGTCGCCCAGCTGCAGCTGCATGCCGGACTCCAGCGGCAGGTGCTGCCCGGGGCGCATCCGCTTGCCGCTGAGCATCGCCGGCCCTCCCTGCACCAGCGCCTCCACCGTCCAGCTTCCGTCCGGCTGGGCGTGCAGCGCCAGGTGCTCGCGGGACACCGTGGCGTCGTTGATGACGAAGACGTTGTGCGAGGCCCGCCCCAGCGTCAGGGTGTCCCGCCCCGGCGCCAGCGCCAGCTCGAAGCACATGGCATCCCCCGACGGCAGGCAGTCGCGGAGATCCGAGGTGGGCAGCCGGGTGGTGCCGTGGTTCTGCTCGCTGTTCTCCGGAACGTTCCAGACCCCGGCCTCCCACACCAGCCAGCAGTGCGGGTAGCGGGCCCGGAATTTCTCCTTGAGTGCGAGGTGCTGCCGCACGAGCAGCGAGAGCAGCAGGGAGCGCGCCATGAGGGGAGAGAAACACCTTCGCGCTCTGATCGCCACTGCTTCCGCCGTCTGGAGTCGCCGGGTTGTCCAAGAGTGCGCGTTTGAGAGGGGGAAAATCGGCGGAAAGCAGGCGTCCAAACGGCTGGCACGGATTTTCACCCGGCCCACCTCCGGCGTAAGGTGTCGCTCAAATGTTTCAGTGGGCTTCACGCCGTTGTCACGAAGCGGGGGCCCACTGCGCAGGACAACCCCCAACCCCCCAGGGACTGCATGCGCCATCACCCCCGCCATGTTCTGGCACTGTTGACTACAGGACTACTCCTGTTCTCCGCGTGCGCTCCGCCCGAGGAGTGCGGCAACAGCCGCCTCGAGGGCAAGGAGCAATGTGACGACGGCAACACCGCCAACGGTGACGGCTGTTCCAAGAGCTGTACCACCGAGAGCGCGCAGGCCGTCTGCGGCAATGGTGACAAGGAGGTGGGCGAGGCGTGTGACGACGGCAACCAGGTGGACGGGGACGGGTGCCAGAACAACTGCAGCATCACCACGCCGGATCAGGAAGTGCTGGCCGTGTGCGGCAACGGCACCCGGGAGATCTCCGAGGCGTGCGACGACGGCAACAAGACGGACGGGGACGGGTGCGAGAGCACCTGCGTGGCCACCCGCCCGGCGGCGGAGCAGTGCCCCGGGGCGGCGAGCCTGCCGCAGCCGGCGGCCGGTGAGACCTGCAAGGTGATCGCCGGCACGGGCACCTCGCGCCTCTACCTGGGCGTGGTGCTGATGGACGGCAAGACGCTCGCTGGCGGCCAGGTGCTGGTGGACGACAAGGGCCTCATCCAGTGCTCGGCGTGTGACTGCTCGAGCCAGGCCGGTGCGGACACGGCGACGAAGATTTCCTGCCCGCAGGGTGTCATCTCCCCGGGCCTCATCAACGCGCACGACCACATCTCCTACCAGAAGGGTCCCGAGGCCGGGAAGGCGGAGCGCTACGAGCACCGTCACGACTGGCGCAAGGGCAACAACAGCCACACCGTGCTGAACTCGGGCAGCAGCAGCTCGAGCGATGACCTGGCGCGCTGGGCCGAGCTGCGCCATGTGCTCTCCGGCACCACCTCCATGGTGGGCTCGGGCGGCATCACGGGCCTGCTGCGGGAGCTGACCGCCGACAGCTTCAGCACCCGGATCAGCCAGGAGGGCCTGCGGGAGATGCCCGCGTTCTTCCAGACCTTCCCGCTGGATGACTCGGGCGGCAAGGAGCTGGAGAGCGGGTGCTCGTACGGGACCCTCGACCGGCCGGACGCGATTCCGCCCCTCTCGGCCTACCTGCCGCACGTGTCCGAGGGCATCGAGACGTCGGCGCGCAACGAGTTCCGCTGCCTGTCCGGCGAGGGCTCCGGCAGCCAGGATCTGATGAAGCCGAACACGGCCATCATCCACGGCATCGGCCTCACGGCGACGGAGATCGGCAAGATGGCCGAGCGTGGCACGGGGCTCATCTGGTCGCCCCGCTCCAACATCTCCCTGTACGGCGATACGGCCATGGTCACCGCCTACAAGCAGCTGGGCGTGAACATCGCGCTGGGCACGGACTGGCTGCAGTCGGGCTCCATGAACATCCTGCGCGAGCTGCAGTGCGCCAACTACCTCAACCAGGTGCACTACTCGCAGAGCTTCACCGACGAGGAGCTGTGGCGGATGGTCACCGCGAACGCGGCGGACCTGACGGAGACCTCGGAGAAGCTGGGCCGCATCGCCCCGGGCAAGGTGGCGGACCTGGCCATCTTCAAGCTGCGCTCCTTCGCCTACTCGCCGCACCGCGCCGTCATCGAGGCCGGCACGGAGGACGTGGTCCTCACCGTGCGGGGCGGCAAGCCGCTCTACGGCGACAAGAACGTGGTGGACGGGCTCAAGGGCGCGGATGCGTGTGACGACATGCCCATGTGCGGCACCACCAAGGCCGTGTGCGTGAAGTCCGAGACGGCGGCGGGGACGACGCCGGGCAAGACCTTCGCGGAGCTGAAGACCGCCAACTCCAGCGCCTACGAGCTCTTCTTCTGCCGCAACACGCTGCCGACGAACGAGCCCACCTGCACCCCGCAGCGCAGCGGAACCGCGCCGGTGGCGGCCTCGGTCAATGGCTCCACCGTCTACACCGGCTCGCGCCGGCTCGCCGACTCCGACGGTGACGGCATCGCCAACGCCGCGGACAACTGCCCCATCATCTTCAACCCCATCCGCCCGATGGACAACGGCAAGCAGGCGGACTCCGACAACGATGGCATGGGTGATGCGTGCGACACGTGCCCGCTCGGCACCACCTGCACCGCGGGCAATCCCGCGGATGAGGACGGTGACGGCAAGGCCACCCTCGCCGATAACTGCCCCGGCGTGGCCAACGCGGACCAGGCGGATACGGACGG
The sequence above is drawn from the Archangium gephyra genome and encodes:
- a CDS encoding tetratricopeptide repeat protein, with the translated sequence MTSSIRSLAERSLVPVLVAVALALSPLSVRAANAEAGAQVESQARAKFSEGNIAYDLGEFQKALDAYSEAYRLMPLPGFLFNIAQCHRQMGRPERAGFFYRRYLTLSKEEPANAALVGELIAEMDEAVQREQLRRQSREETARDQAKAAALRAQAEAIAARRVQQGEGKRALVPGARTAGRTEAEVKGDNPLTKWWVWAGAGAVAVIAGGVIYAATAPQPRPTTLGTVR
- a CDS encoding FHA domain-containing protein; the encoded protein is MARSLLLSLLVRQHLALKEKFRARYPHCWLVWEAGVWNVPENSEQNHGTTRLPTSDLRDCLPSGDAMCFELALAPGRDTLTLGRASHNVFVINDATVSREHLALHAQPDGSWTVEALVQGGPAMLSGKRMRPGQHLPLESGMQLQLGDVRLTFHDAESFHTRMGHTAALMLANPRSGPRETPA